In Carassius carassius unplaced genomic scaffold, fCarCar2.1 SCAFFOLD_84, whole genome shotgun sequence, one genomic interval encodes:
- the zbtb45 gene encoding zinc finger and BTB domain-containing protein 45 has protein sequence MASGSEAVHYIHLHNSSQSVLEALRSQRRKGLFCDVTVRIHDASLRAHACVLAAGSPFFQDKLLLGHSEISVPPLVPAETVKQLVDFMYSGSLVVLHSQALCILTAASILQIKTVIDECTQIISQRRAAVAGAVGPLGSALPKQEEGGEGKDQENVALQGFTYSMGGDCGSDMPAALGGGAQGEGGGLEGGGAGSLMPLGEVGGGAMCRGEGLSVVGGVAMCRGEGLGVAGGGATSCSQEINYMLNPERGANVSAQNIAANERCHMGSPSGLGLELVERFSEDDERDGDRDRQTAHTRKQRQPLRLQVLGGEQVVVKNEGVQDGDALFEMDERGNPSHQHTYTQGGFYEDSAVFSSGFWSQADPQASLGSNPRGRGNKPLSPPAPGSQNLNSQMLFQFPASESQQPSFFVGGPMVIDNLAECQQAPPPAPLTPAPPSSTPACLAGPSFTPQGSETSFDCSHCGKSLRSRKNYSKHMFIHSGQKPHQCSICWRSFSLRDYLLKHMVVHTGVRAFQCSVCSKRFTQKSSLNVHMRTHRVERTFTCSVCHRAFTHRTLLERHALQHHTPTKPPTNHLQQGGASAPSSAS, from the exons ATGGCGTCAGGTTCGGAGGCCGTCCACTACATCCACCTTCATAACTCCAGTCAGTCTGTGCTGGAGGCGCTGAGGTCTCAGAGGCGTAAAGGTCTGTTCTGTGACGTGACGGTGCGCATCCACGACGCGTCTCTGCGCGCTCACGCCTGTGTGCTGGCGGCCGGCAGCCCCTTCTTCCAGGACAAGCTGCTGCTGGGTCACTCGGAGATCTCTGTGCCGCCGCTGGTTCCTGCAGAGACGGTCAAGCAGCTGGTGGACTTCATGTACAGCGGCTCGCTGGTGGTGCTCCACTCACAGGCGCTCTGCATCCTCACCGCCGCCTCCATCCTGCAGATCAAGACCGTCATCGACGAGTGCACACAGATCATCTCTCAGAGACGCGCCGCTGTGGCTGGAGCCGTGGGGCCGCTGGGGAGCGCACTGCCCAAACAAGAGGAGGGCGGAGAGGGGAAGGACCAGGAGAACGTGGCGCTGCAGGGCTTCACGTACAGCATGGGCGGAGACTGCGGCTCAGACATGCCCGCTGCACTGGGGGGCGGAGCTCAGGGAGAGGGCGGCGGCTTGGAGGGGGGCGGGGCCGGCTCACTGATGCCCCTTGGTGAGGTGGGAGGCGGTGCCATGTGTAGAGGGGAAGGTCTGAGTGTGGTAGGGGGCGTGGCCATGTGTAGAGGGGAGGGTCTGGGTGTGGCAGGGGGCGGGGCCACCAGCTGCTCACAGGAGATCAACTACATGCTGAACCCGGAGCGCGGTGCGAATGTGAGCGCGCAGAACATCGCCGCCAATGAGCGCTGTCACATGGGATCCCCGAGCGGCTTGGGTCTGGAGCTGGTGGAGCGGTTCAGTGAAGACGACGAGAGAGATggggacagagacagacagacggcgCACACACGCAAACAGAGACAGCCGCTGAGACTGCAG GTGCTGGGTGGAGAGCAGGTGGTGGTGAAGAACGAGGGCGTGCAGGACGGGGACGCTCTGTTTGAGATGGATGAGAGAGGAAACCCATCGCATCAACACACCTACACACAG GGGGGGTTCTACGAGGACTCGGCCGTGTTCTCGAGCGGTTTCTGGTCTCAGGCGGATCCGCAGGCGTCTCTGGGCTCAAACCCTCGCGGTCGGGGTAACAAACCCCTCTCTCCTCCAGCGCCGGGCTCCCAGAACCTCAACAGCCAG ATGCTTTTCCAGTTCCCTGCCAGCGAATCACAGCAGCCCTCCTTCTTTGTGGGCGGACCCATGGTGATCGACAACCTGGCTGAGTGCCAGCAGGCTCCGCCCCCCGCCCCCCTGACCCCGGCCCCGCCCTCCTCCACCCCAGCATGCCTCGCAGGGCCGAGCTTCACCCCGCAGGGCTCCGAGACGTCCTTCGACTGCAGTCACTGCGGAAAGTCACTGCGCTCCCGCAAGAACTACAGCAAGCACATGTTCATCCACTCCG gtcagAAGCCGCATCAGTGCAGCATCTGCTGGCGCTCGTTCTCTCTGCGTGACTATCTGCTGAAGCACATGGTGGTGCACACGGGTGTGCGTGCGTTCCAGTGCTCCGTCTGCAGCAAGCGCTTCACGCAGAAGAGCTCTCTGAACGTTCACATGCGCACACACCGCGTGGAGCGCACCTTCACCTGCAGCGTGTGTCACCGCGCCTTCACCCACCGCACACTGCTGGAGAGACACGCCCTGCAGCACCACACGCCCACCAAACCACCCACCAATCACCTGCAGCAGGGCGGGGCCAGTGCACCCAGCTCCGCCTCCTAG